A genome region from Gigantopelta aegis isolate Gae_Host chromosome 3, Gae_host_genome, whole genome shotgun sequence includes the following:
- the LOC121368467 gene encoding zinc finger MYM-type protein 1-like — protein sequence MSKLLVKMLKKKQRKESLLRHGCMPVQRLAKRTLCFQRAWFDSFPWLHFDANVSGVLCFTCAKAACMDLAGMARYSEDTFVSKGFCNWKKAIEKFKIHEKTSAHMISHSNLKFRSSNNDVDAQLSTHHLEEQTKARNALLKIVTTVQYLAQQGLAIRGKESSDGNFMKLLELRNNDDVVLQRWLTRTTSYTSVAVQNELLKIMAHMVLRNICKNVGLFAVIVD from the coding sequence ATGTCGAAGTTGTTGGTGAAgatgttaaagaaaaaacagagaaaagaGTCACTTCTCAGACACGGTTGCATGCCGGTGCAACGGCTCGCTAAACGAACGCTATGTTTTCAGCGCGCGTGGTTCGATAGCTTTCCATGGCTCCACTTTGACGCTAACGTTAGCGGAGTACTCTGCTTTACTTGTGCTAAAGCAGCATGCATGGACTTGGCCGGCATGGCGCGGTATTCAGAGGACACATTTGTTTCCAAGGGATTTTGCAACTGGAAGAAGGCAATTGAGAAATTCAAAATCCACGAAAAGACATCTGCACATATGATTTCTCATAGCAACCTGAAATTCCGGTCTTCCAACAACGACGTTGACGCACAGTTAAGTACGCACCATCTTGAAGAACAAACGAAGGCGCGCAACGCTCTGCTGAAGATTGTGACGACCGTCCAGTATCTAGCGCAGCAGGGACTGGCAATACGCGGCAAAGAGTCAAGCGACGGTAACTTCATGAAGTTGTTAGAGCTGCGGAACAACGATGACGTCGTGTTACAGAGGTGGTTGACACGCACAACTTCATACACAAGCGTTGCCGTGCAAAACGAACTGTTAAAAATCATGGCACACATGGTGCTGCGAAATATTTGCAAGAACGTGGGCCTTTTTGCAGTCATTGTCGACTGA